TCAGATTTAGTCATAACACTCAAGACTTGACCAACAAAGCAAAATAATCATCCAATGGAGTAATAGACTCTATCTTATACCCCTCCATTTTAAGACTATTTGGTACTTGTTCTATGGGTTCTCCTCCATCAAGCCAAATTTCTAATAACTCACCTGAGGACATTTTTTCTAATTGTAATTTACTACGAATAAAATTTAGGGGGCAAGGTGTTCCTCTTAAATCTAATTTATTATCATTCATATTTTGCTATATTTTTAAAACTAATTTTTTGTAATAAAA
The sequence above is a segment of the Cyanobacterium stanieri LEGE 03274 genome. Coding sequences within it:
- a CDS encoding sulfurtransferase TusA family protein, with translation MNDNKLDLRGTPCPLNFIRSKLQLEKMSSGELLEIWLDGGEPIEQVPNSLKMEGYKIESITPLDDYFALLVKS